The proteins below are encoded in one region of Pleuronectes platessa chromosome 12, fPlePla1.1, whole genome shotgun sequence:
- the degs1 gene encoding sphingolipid delta(4)-desaturase DES1: MGNWVAREDYEWVYTDQPHADRRKAILAKYPEIKSLMGPDPRLKWIVCMMVVIQFLAFYLVKDLDWKWVLFWTYAFGSCINHSMTLAIHEISHNAAFGNNKAMRNRYFAMFANLPIGLPYSASFKRYHLDHHRYLGGDGVDVDIPTEFEGWFFCTRFRKFIWIILQPLFYAVRPLCINPKPITQLEVTNLAIQLTFNILLYWVWGAKPVVYMLAGSLLGMGLHPISGHFIAEHYMFLKGHETYSYYGSLNLLTFNVGYHNEHHDFPSIPGRRLPMVKEIAAEYYDELPQYTSWMKVLYDFIMDDALSPYSRVKRKLKGDIKQE, from the exons ATGGGCAACTGGGTCGCCCGTGAGGACTACGAATGGGTTTATACGGACCAGCCCCATGCCGACAGGAGAAAAGCGATCCTGG CTAAATACCCTGAAATCAAGTCGCTGATGGGTCCTGACCCGAGGTTGAAATGGATTGTGTGCATGATGGTGGTGATACAGTTTTTAGCTTTCTACCTGGTCAAAGACTTGGACTGGAAATGGGTTTTGTTTTGGACCTATGCCTTTGGCAGCTGTATCAATCATTCAATGACCCTTGCTATTCATGAGATCTCCCACAACGCGGCCTTTGGAAACAACAAGGCCATGCGGAATCGATACTTTGCCATGTTTGCCAACCTGCCAATCGGCCTTCCCTACTCTGCCTCCTTCAAACGCTATCATCTGGACCATCATCGCTACCTTGGTGGAGACGGTGTAGATGTCGACATCCCTACTGAGTTTGAAGGCTGGTTCTTCTGCACACGCTTCCGCAAGTTCATCTGGATTATTCTGCAGCCACTTTTCTATGCCGTCCGGCCCCTCTGCATCAACCCCAAACCCATCACTCAGCTGGAGGTGACCAACCTGGCAATCCAGCTCACCTTTAACATCCTGCTCTACTGGGTGTGGGGGGCCAAGCCTGTGGTCTACATGCTGGCTGGTTCCTTGTTGGGGATGGGCTTGCACCCCATCTCTGGTCACTTCATTGCTGAGCACTACATGTTCCTCAAGGGCCATGAGACCTACTCCTACTATGGCTCCCTCAACCTGCTAACCTTCAATGTGGGCTACCACAATGAGCACCATGACTTTCCCAGCATCCCAGGACGCAGGCTACCTATG GTGAAGGAAATAGCAGCAGAGTATTATGACGAGCTGCCTCAGTACACGTCATGGATGAAGGTCCTGTACGACTTCATCATGGACGACGCACTGAGCCCGTACTCTCGAGTCAAGAGGAAGCTGAAGGGTGACATCAAACAGGAGTAA